A stretch of DNA from Cannabis sativa cultivar Pink pepper isolate KNU-18-1 chromosome X, ASM2916894v1, whole genome shotgun sequence:
TTAGCTTTATAatgtaaaatattatatgtaaaaaaaaaacctcaaaaattattgtaataatcaaataagtagttaaaaaaaaaaggttgttATCACTAACACATGAAATATAATTTGTAAGATTCAAGACTAAATAAAAGATTCTATACACTAAAGATAACAATGATTCCACATATATGAAAAACCTAATTACAATACAAAATAgttgttataatctcaatttatatatatggtgTATAGTAAGTCTcacacaatttttttaaaaaaattttaaataatttataatatactttaatattCAGTGATCTATCGAGATGGTAACAAATTTTGTTCACTAATCTTAAATAATCACTTTATTATAAGTGGCcaatttttcgattttttttccTAAGCACTATCTTAGATAACTACATAGAATGAATGGCCCACaaggaataataataatgataatcatGAGTTTCTATCTTAAAACTAAAAGACTTAGTTGTATTAATCTAATAAACTTTTGCTTAAACTATCAAAGTTCAAATTCTCATCTTCCACTTTCGATGAATTCAATATTAACTTTTAGTTGTTACGATATTCCATACTCAaataataacagaaattaaccAAAAAAGTattaggggtaagttgaaaaatgcctcttttattaatcaattaatcaaatttacctttaattttatatttatttgaaacatacctctttttatatgtattgtacccaaaataccctgacataagagagtcacttggagagtatcttgaagtgacaggggcaaaattggtacaatgtttaaaaaaagaggtaaaaatgatagactttaaaaaagatggtaaaaataaaaaaggacaatataaaaaaagtatagagtgtaatttcctcaaagtattagtctaattaatctTTTGGTAGAAGCGTTGTTCATATTTGACCTAGCTAGTGTTGTTTTTCGATTTTGTCCTCTATTATAATTTCTTAGTTATCATCtttcataatatattttcacTAATATTCTTTTGACCTCACATGCAAAACAATATGGATATATGCCAACAAATCAAAACTATAAATTACCTAAGGGaacttttcatttttattggttttaaggtataaatttgtaaaaatatagCTTAATTtgggaaaattaagaaaaaaaaaaaggttaaaaatATGAGTAAAATAAGTAACTGATTACCCCTCTAGTTACCATAAGGTTACCTAATTACCTCTCTAATTATTATAAGAGGTACCTAGTTACTCCTCTAATATTTGATTATACCTTTATctaattttctcattttttttaacattttattaaaattttctcataaaatataactttttttttttaaaaaaaaatcagatgTATAAAatcttataaattttttaatttcctttaataataataagagtaaataccattttggaccttgtgttttgtaaaagttactaattggactctctgtttagttaaatgacaaaatagactatatattttctaaaataatacaaataagATCCTGAACTGatattttatcaaataaaatttaataataatccgatctaaaggtgttatgacaaaactgtttacattttttgtatctgttcgtgttaggaattgtctttaagttgattatattaaaaaaaaaaaagttatcgaaaattaagctcaatgtcctatttttactattttagaaaatacaaggtctattttgtcatttaacaaaacagatgatccaatcaataacttttgcaaaatacatggttcaaaatagtatttacctaataataatataatgagGCTACATATgtagattaattttttaaaagttttacTAGAATGtgggaaaaataaatatataatagaaAAGAATATGCTGTTATAATATTCTAGAAAGAGATATATACTAAATGAAGACTTGACAATGAGAAAGATAAAGAAGAATATAGAATATTAGATGATTTGTCATTTTAGTGTGAATCTTGTAAAGAATATTAGAGTATTTCATTATAAACTATGAAAAGTGGagttttactttatttattttattgtattttagaGGAAAAAATTAATCTCTCATTAGTTTTGTTTGGATGTtgacttttattaaaaaaatattgtaaaggagaaaaaattgagcaaaatattttcaaaaaatttataagaaattatttttatttatagtgttctaaattttataaaattatactatatacttaggggtggtcCCAAAAATTTGGttcatcaagaaaaaaaattagagatgAAAGTAAACCTAAAAGTTAAgacataataaaaattaatttattaaaaaatcataatatagaagaaaaaaaatatacaaaaatagagagtatgtatataaaaatatttacaaagtataaatatatatagaaaaagattaaattataaataaaaaatttaaatattaaaatttcaaGGTCAACATAGGCCACTCCTAATTTTATGCTAAATCTGTCCCTGTATATACTTGAGTTTTAATTCTTTTAGAAAATAAACCTTTGTTTTTCACTTGAATCTAAAGATGAGagaataaaattcttcaaacttcataaaattcaaGATCCAAACAAAGGTTTAACAAATGAATAAAATAGACCTACAAATTTACTTAACTATTaagtaaatatgtaattatattatGGTAACATTTACATAGCTATTCTCATTATATTTCAACTTTGTTAATGGTACTTATTTACTTAGTATAATGAATCAAATTAAGAACTTTTGACTCATCAAAATATGATAGTAGAAAAGATtcataataatttttgtattaaaACAACAAAGCATAAACTTGAATGAGATCTTTCTTCTTtcggaagaaaaaaaaaatttattgtctAACCTAACGTGTGATTAAGTTTATTCTTATATAACTTAATACCAATgtcatcttaaaaaaaaaaaaaattagtataattatCGTTATTTATTAAAGTTATTTAAGCATTACTAATATTCAATACCATCTTAAGGTGTAAGCATTGTTATTAAGCACTAGTGTTATTATTATTGTGGAAATAACGCtattattatttacattaaaaaaGCACCGAGAAGAAATAAATTTaggcaaaaaaaaagaaagagcaatttgcggcgaaatcttttatgttttaatttttatacctTAACCCCTTTTTTCTTGTGGCAAAACCCCCccttaagtttatttttctttgtaaatttGATACGTCAGTTAAATATCAATTGGATGACCACTGTATACACTTGTATATATGTAACAGTAAACCCTCAAAGTCGATACAGTAATAATCCAGTTAAAATTTAATGGTAATATCTAACTAACACCTTAAATTTGTAAAGAAAAGTAAACTTAAAAGAATTTTGCCACGAAAAAAAATgagattaaatgtataaaaattaaacatagaTTTTGCCACAaattcctcaaaaaaaaaaaatgtgaaaatatttatagcatatttgataggctgaaaaaaaaaattacactgtCAATTGAGAAAATATCTTgaaggtaaaaaaaaatacagtactacaattttctataataatatgatagaaaataaataagcaaattagaagaaaaatgactgaaaaaaaattgcaagagAATATAGAATTACAACAATTTCAATATTATTCCATGCAAAAGTACAAAATATTCAATGCTTTACATGGGATATAGTCAGAACCATCCCCTGCAAACCAAGAATTCATAATGCTTTCCGAGGCAGAGGCGGAGGGATTTTCCGAGGGCCACCTTTCAATTAACCTGAAACCGAACTGAGAGGCAGTTGAAAGTATGGTTGGCTCGTCCACTCGCCTTATAATATGACATAGAATCAATCCAGGCTGATGATCCTTACTATTTGATGAAATCATCTCTTTCGCGGTTGCAAATAGAGGCGAAATGGCTTCAGCAATGTATGTAACATCTGTGCCTATTATGATATCGAAACCATTGTTGTTTACTTCCTTGATTGTTTCCATGTGTTCTTTGTTTCCCCACTCTAGTTTTTTCACAATCAATTTGTTTGATAATGGTTGTTTGAGATTCGAGGAGACATTTTGTGTCAATAGCTCGAGGGCTTTTGTGTCTCCATCGGTGGCGATCACTAGGTTAGCGTATTTAGCTGCGATCATTGAGCAGATACCCCCACAACCGGCGCCTAATTCGAGAACCTTTTTTTCGGAAACTATGGATGGATTTCTTGCTAAGACTGAAGCCATTAGATGAGCTGATTCCCATATCATTAGACCGGTCGATGTGCATGTGTGTTGGTACTCTTTGGATAGTCTTTTGATCTCGAAATTATGATCTCTGATCTTTATTATCTGTGAAGATTAGGAGATAATATTTTAGTGTCAAATGAATTTAGGAAAGATTGTGAAAATAGTGTTTCTGTTTTTAGGTTTTGAAAAACCGAATAGCGTACTGAGGCATTTTCCCTTAGTCCCACAACAAGAGGAAAAACTTCGTAAAACTTATAAAATTCATAATctaaggtgccgtttggtaacacttttgttttctaattttataattacaaaatgaaagtaaaatttttgtttttaaaaattttgcttttgaaaaacaaaaatgcgttctgtaaccacttttatttttcaattttaaaaacagaaaacaaaagtgtgttctgtgaagttcattttcattttcattttttgattttatttacgttGGGTTTAGGTCTGGGGTCGAATTTGGGTTCAAGTCAGAGGCCGGGTTCAGCACCAGGACCgtggggggatttgggtccgggtcatgATCGAAGTTcaagatattgattaagaaaaaaaactgtttaaaaaaatattgaagtgattttttttgtttttaaaattttgattatcaattaaaaaattgaaaaataaaaacagttttatagaacatgtttttgaaaaatattttcactttttcaattttaaaaacagaaaactgattaaaaaagtgttaccaaacggcacctaaaATAATCATAAGCTAAGCTGAAATCGATACGTTGAAATAGGAAATAAGAGCTACTGAGCTAGAAAAATTGAATCGTAAATGGAGTTCGGGTTCAAATTCCATGACTTTCTCATTATTCATCTGCATGATATGGGAGaaaattcatgaaaaagaaTTTAAGTGGCGTTTGGTTTAGTGTTATGGAATAGAATAGTAATAGGAATAGTATTATGAtgtttagtttaattttagaatgGTAACAAAATGTGTTGTGTATTGACATAAATATTCTTACTTTAAATCATTTTGGTAATGGAAGGGTATAAAATAAGGCTAAGGGTATTAGagtaattttacttttatactaaATGGTGGAAAGGCAATTACATAGGTTTAGACATGTAATCCTTATTCAAATGAATGGTGTAATATTTTCAAAACCAAACTAAATGATGAAATCGTAATAATGATTCCATTATGATTATGATTACGCCAAACCAAACATGGCCTTAGGACAGATTGCGATTTCGCCTATAAACTATTACTCGTCTGCTTAGATAAGTGCAATAGTTCGGGAgcaaattttaatatttctcgataaaTTCAGTGACGAAAGTATCGTACCTCGCTATCATTGGAAGGACTATCTCCAAACATTTCTGCTGCCAAACCATCAGAGATATCGACCTCAACATTGTCGGTGGCACGCTTCAAAACGTTCTCTTCGCCTTGAATGGCAGCCTCGGTATTGGTAGATTGATCTGTACCATCTGAAATGTGGAATACCGCTTGAATCCAGCGCCTACAACATTTTGAATGTCTTTAGAAACCGGGATTTTCATAAAAGCATATAATAAAGTACCTATTTATGTGTAAACAAGACTGTTTACCGATTCATTACAAGGTCTCGTGATCGGTTCTCAACTTGTTTGCAGCACAAACCGAGTTCTTTGACATCAAATCTGTTGTCTTTGAACATGCTTGTTAAGAACTCGTTTGAAAAATAGAAGGCGCGCTGGAAATATAAGGGGAAATAATTAAGCTAGCAAAATAGAAATGCATAGTACTGAAACAATAACACTAGTGTGAAACAACAACTTACAGTGCCATCACCCCTGACATAAAAGTTTTCACTGATCTTTTGATCCTTGCAAGTTAATCTTTCCTGTAAATTTCCACATGATATTAGTACCAGGATAGAGATCAGTCTCGAAATTTATAAGATCAATGTCCTTATTTCCATGTTACAATTTGGCATACAGCCATAGAAACTTCGGAAAAAACTTGGGTTGTTCATAGCAATCTGCAATTCGTAGTTTCAAACCCAAATCAATCCGGACCAAATCATTTGAAACCAGATCAATTCGGTGTCAACAGTTTAGTTAATTTGGACGGTTTATAATTCTCTATTTTGTTCAAAGTTTTAGAATTTTCGCTAGCGGATCAAACCAAATTGCCTAATttgttatatacatatatttttattatggaattttaatatttcGGGACGATCTCGACTTGATATTTTTTATCAATGTTGTCTTTTATGaattacaaactttaaaaagtttaaaaaattagtaaaagaaTGAGTAAGTACTTAAAAAAATGTTACGAAATACAAACTATAGTTTTAAACCAAAGCATTATTTGAATTTGCGTATTTAATTGGTCAAGTTCAGTTTTGAATGTTTAGAAAACTGTAATACTGCTTTGGTTTGGAAAAAACTCAGACTAAACCAATTCGTGAACAATCCTAGAAAAAACCAATCAtttgaagaaaagaaaacgAAAACTACAGAGAGAATGGCAACAGGCTAACCTGAGCTAGGTCACCGGTGGCATAGTCACGAAAAAGCACGTAACCACCTGGCTGGCAAACAATACAACATGAGTTTCATCACATAAAGTTAATGATTTATTATAGAAAAATGAAAGCTTTAAAGATAAATTTCTCAGCTAATCAGAGAGATGGGATAACTTACCTTAAGAACTTTTCGAACATTCTGTAACACTAGAGACATCTTCTCTGGAGACACTGCAGACAACACAAAGATCTGCTTAACATGTCAGCCACTTCAAAATCAGAAGGTAAGTAAAAACAAATGACAACAATTTTCGATCAAATACCATGGTTACGATATCGACAGAAGATGGAGATATGTGATCTGTGAGGTCATCACTGGtcaaatcacaaacaaaagCGCTAACATGCGAATCATTGAAGTCTTTATGTGCCTGTAATGACCAAACCGAAATTTTATCATGTCTCGGTTTCGCCCATTTGGAATTTTTGTAACAGAAATTCAATGAGCTTCTAAAGAAATAACCTAACCAATTGTGATATCTTAATTATAGTAATTGCATTAGTTAGCCTATCACATCTTTGCCAGCCaataaagtataagaaaattTAAGGACTTATTCAAATCCTAAGGTTAAGTAAACAAGTCAAAGCTTTCGAAAAAGGATGAATACAAACCTTAACCAAGTTAACAGCACGCTGTGAAAAATCGCATGCATAAATGAAAATATCGGGGTATGTAGCAACCAATGGAAAAATGGTGTTCCCAGCTCCACAGCCAATCTGCTCGTAAACAACAACCGATATACAATCAATGTCTGTGCTCAAACATGGagtaaatcacattaagatcaGTAGGTTGAGAAGTGAGAATAGTTGTTCACCTCCAAAATGGTTTTTCTCCCTGCTCCCTGCAAACAAGGAAATCAATATACGTCTTCGAAATTCTTAAAAGGAAATACACAAAATCCATTTCAATTCTCAGCTTACAGAGAAGTAGTGACCCCATTCTTTGTCCAAGTAATGTCGATCtttaaaaaactgaaaataaaagagaatgataattaatttacaaataaatataCAGCATAGGAAGAACAAACATTAAGGAACAAAGCCGTATGTCCTGAATGAAAATGGGCTCCAGATCCATGTGAGGCTTCCTGATTGGTCGTCAGGCCTGTAAGGCTGCTGCTTGAAGGCCTGACAACTAGTCGGGAGGCACCACGTGGATCGAGAGCCCATATAGCATTGTTCAACCTTAAGGCTGATAAGGGTAATAAGAAGAGGTAAGTAACCAAGGGTAGagtgaaaaagaaagagaggACTTTTGCATTGCCAAGCTATCCATAACCGAATTCATTCCCACCTAAAACCAAACCTTCCAATTATCAGCAACCTAGTTATCCTTCCTTCCATCTCTCTCAAACTAAGAATTTGAAATCCATACTCAATTTCATTCCCTCCTAAAACCATTCACATCAAACAACCATCCAATTAACCGAAACCGAGTTGTCCTATCCTTCCTTCCATCCCTCttaaaattagaaatcaaaacGCAAACTCGAATTCATTTCCTCCTAAAATCCCTTCCCCGATATTCGCAACCAAGTTACCTTTCCTTCCATCTCTCCCTCCTACCAAACACATTCTAAAATTCCAATTACTGAAAACCCAATTTTCCTTTTACCAAAACCAAGCTCcccttctaatcttataatacTTAGAAATCAAAAAAACTATAACAATTGCTACAACTATAAAATTAAATCTGACTATTTTATCAAAGTTAATTAATTACACAAATTGAAATTATTAATCTTCCAGTCTAATTTATCAGAAAACAACAAATAATTGAAGTAGCTAATCAAGATCAGAACTTTATTTTTGAAAGCAAACCTTATCTTGATGCCGCTTGTAGAAGACATCCCAATACTTCTTAGCTTCTCTTTCGTACTTTTCTAtgttcaaaaaacaaaaaacaaaatcatTGAGCTCTAATTTTActcagaaaacaaaaaaaaaaggaattttataagatatgatattggggaaaaaaaaaaaacctatccAAAATTGTGAGACACCATTGGCGGAGGTGGAGTAAATCTGTAACCTTGGAACTGGGTTT
This window harbors:
- the LOC115706757 gene encoding uncharacterized protein LOC115706757; the protein is MASSNVEEAVEEVNPVPRLQIYSTSANGVSQFWIEKYEREAKKYWDVFYKRHQDKFFKDRHYLDKEWGHYFSGAGRKTILEIGCGAGNTIFPLVATYPDIFIYACDFSQRAVNLVKAHKDFNDSHVSAFVCDLTSDDLTDHISPSSVDIVTMIFVLSAVSPEKMSLVLQNVRKVLKPGGYVLFRDYATGDLAQERLTCKDQKISENFYVRGDGTRAFYFSNEFLTSMFKDNRFDVKELGLCCKQVENRSRDLVMNRRWIQAVFHISDGTDQSTNTEAAIQGEENVLKRATDNVEVDISDGLAAEMFGDSPSNDSEIIKIRDHNFEIKRLSKEYQHTCTSTGLMIWESAHLMASVLARNPSIVSEKKVLELGAGCGGICSMIAAKYANLVIATDGDTKALELLTQNVSSNLKQPLSNKLIVKKLEWGNKEHMETIKEVNNNGFDIIIGTDVTYIAEAISPLFATAKEMISSNSKDHQPGLILCHIIRRVDEPTILSTASQFGFRLIERWPSENPSASASESIMNSWFAGDGSDYIPCKALNILYFCME